One Erysipelothrix amsterdamensis DNA window includes the following coding sequences:
- the murQ gene encoding N-acetylmuramic acid 6-phosphate etherase, with amino-acid sequence MKIDLSKIGTELQNPNTKNIDRLDSVEMVTLINHEDQRVIDAVGEQTYEIAAAIDATYDAIAQGGRLVYMGAGTSGRLGVLDASECLPTFGVGEESVIGIIAGGDIALRHPVEAAEDDEVSGMTDLKAINFSKDDILCAIGASGRTPYCIGGLKYAKELGAQTISVACVSQSKMAAYADHPIEVVVGQEVITGSTRMKSGSATKMVLNMISSGAMIKLGKVYGNLMVDVKATNAKLVERARNIIMNATGCTYERATDLLNLSDKSVKVAIVMELCNLDVEEALHLLNQNQGHITRALENK; translated from the coding sequence ATGAAAATCGACTTATCAAAAATTGGTACCGAACTTCAAAATCCAAATACTAAAAATATCGATCGACTCGATTCCGTCGAGATGGTAACCTTGATCAATCATGAAGATCAACGTGTTATAGATGCGGTTGGTGAACAAACTTATGAAATCGCCGCTGCTATCGACGCTACCTATGACGCAATTGCTCAAGGTGGTCGCCTTGTATATATGGGGGCTGGTACATCAGGCCGTCTAGGCGTCCTTGATGCATCCGAATGTCTTCCCACATTTGGTGTTGGCGAAGAGTCAGTAATAGGAATTATTGCAGGTGGTGACATCGCTTTAAGACATCCAGTTGAAGCTGCTGAAGATGATGAAGTTAGTGGTATGACGGACTTGAAAGCCATTAATTTTTCGAAAGATGATATTTTGTGTGCAATTGGTGCATCCGGTCGAACACCTTACTGTATTGGTGGTCTTAAATACGCTAAAGAACTTGGTGCTCAAACAATTTCAGTTGCATGTGTTTCTCAAAGCAAGATGGCTGCATACGCCGATCATCCCATCGAAGTTGTAGTTGGGCAAGAGGTTATAACAGGTTCTACACGTATGAAATCAGGTTCTGCAACGAAGATGGTTTTAAATATGATATCCTCCGGAGCGATGATTAAACTGGGTAAAGTTTATGGAAATCTAATGGTGGATGTTAAAGCAACAAATGCAAAACTTGTCGAACGTGCACGCAATATAATTATGAACGCAACTGGGTGTACTTATGAACGTGCAACCGATTTATTGAATTTAAGTGATAAAAGTGTCAAAGTAGCCATTGTAATGGAGTTATGTAATCTTGATGTTGAAGAAGCGTTACATCTTCTAAACCAAAACCAAGGGCATATTACACGTGCTTTGGAAAATAAATAG
- a CDS encoding MurR/RpiR family transcriptional regulator — protein sequence MSCIYRIKENMHTYTDTEKRIAEYILENKDEVVNFSSQHFAKEINSSAAAIVRFSKKIGYNGFTHLKVELARDHSEEEQSFDKLIKEEDTIETMVRKSHYSNHRTFDNTYKLLNLEVLDASIAAISNARRIYLLGIGGSGIVCQDLYHKFVRIDADVVYFDDFHLEMSSLTHITENDVTIALSYSGQTREIIMAQKLAQDKGATTIAITQVGRNELAKNSDFVINIPKEESEVRLGSIASRFSMLAISDLLYLGVAKNNIEETRRKIVNTRDTIKSIRNI from the coding sequence ATGAGTTGTATTTATAGGATTAAAGAGAATATGCATACTTATACTGATACAGAAAAACGTATTGCGGAATACATTCTTGAGAATAAAGATGAAGTTGTTAATTTTTCATCGCAACATTTTGCGAAGGAGATTAATTCTTCTGCAGCTGCAATCGTTCGTTTTTCAAAAAAAATTGGCTATAACGGATTCACTCACCTAAAAGTAGAGCTTGCTCGAGATCACAGTGAAGAAGAACAATCGTTTGATAAACTCATCAAAGAAGAAGATACGATTGAAACCATGGTACGTAAATCACATTACAGCAATCATAGAACCTTTGATAACACATATAAACTTTTGAATCTTGAGGTGTTGGATGCTTCAATTGCAGCAATAAGCAATGCGCGTCGCATCTATCTCTTAGGTATTGGAGGTTCAGGTATTGTTTGTCAGGACCTTTACCATAAGTTCGTTCGTATTGATGCAGATGTTGTTTATTTCGATGATTTCCATTTGGAAATGTCTTCACTAACGCATATAACTGAAAACGATGTCACTATTGCCTTATCCTATTCGGGTCAAACGCGTGAAATTATTATGGCTCAAAAACTCGCTCAAGATAAAGGGGCTACAACGATTGCGATCACTCAAGTAGGACGTAATGAGCTTGCGAAGAATTCTGACTTTGTCATTAACATTCCTAAAGAAGAGTCAGAAGTTCGTTTGGGTTCTATTGCATCACGTTTTTCAATGTTAGCTATTTCAGATTTACTTTACTTGGGTGTTGCGAAAAACAATATAGAAGAAACACGTCGTAAGATCGTAAATACACGCGACACGATTAAATCAATTCGAAATATTTAA
- a CDS encoding EpsG family protein: protein MYYFALVFPFIVSLLPKLTKKQKFYLATVPLFIIVIFRVGVGTDYFSYEYLYNLQNVTTFGKMLDHQSNIELGFRIFIFIFKSIGLPFQFFIGFFGAVTLGFFVKWIDETTDSSLVSLILFIGMFFFVWNLSAIRQGLVMAVASYYFFNPQKNLSKKQSILLVAALALFHISVLFYLPIIFLARNVKWNKKTLIIVLGISFVFAFIPWQRVLAHLPFIPGSKKIMGYIDAKTQVLNFAGIVRIAFATVILYHYDKITDSVFKKFMVDSTLLGFAVYFCLKFSELIAGRTTIYTFILCIVVFKYILDHYFLKDSKVLNGLIYTGLACFTGLFLYKDINAYMHQSNYRGPNKLLRFNTIFNRPSYDDYDNRFAYLTVRRNCNDERDELLDSQAALPSSSKYQENLSYYAMWDHESELYGILGTDRTWIVEPTFKRKPTVYGSLVAYTPNDDLKQAFKSTEYLDLAGKEVTKEHIQEALSKDSLERQEITTQALDVKSYDVEKLPESIVNMFPYKDEIISAKYVEFNKPYAYKILDLEYIDYHFFIYVDESFEPIVPVLSNDFYRIAPDGVITVDTYCRQRLYNKDGSLLWQY, encoded by the coding sequence ATGTACTATTTTGCACTGGTATTTCCTTTTATTGTTAGTTTATTACCAAAATTAACAAAAAAGCAAAAGTTTTATTTGGCAACGGTCCCACTTTTTATTATCGTAATTTTTAGAGTAGGTGTAGGTACAGATTATTTTTCCTATGAATATCTCTATAATTTACAAAACGTAACAACGTTTGGGAAAATGTTAGACCATCAAAGTAACATTGAACTCGGATTTCGCATTTTTATATTTATATTTAAATCCATTGGTTTACCATTCCAATTTTTTATTGGTTTTTTTGGAGCCGTTACACTCGGTTTCTTTGTAAAATGGATTGATGAGACGACTGATTCATCACTCGTTTCGCTGATTCTCTTTATTGGTATGTTTTTCTTTGTTTGGAATTTAAGTGCAATTCGTCAAGGTCTTGTTATGGCAGTTGCGTCCTATTATTTCTTTAATCCTCAAAAAAATCTATCCAAAAAACAATCAATCTTACTTGTAGCAGCACTTGCGCTATTCCATATATCTGTATTATTCTACCTACCGATTATATTCTTAGCACGCAACGTTAAATGGAATAAAAAAACATTGATCATTGTTCTTGGTATTTCTTTTGTTTTTGCATTCATTCCATGGCAACGTGTACTCGCACACCTTCCATTTATTCCAGGATCTAAGAAAATAATGGGATATATTGATGCGAAGACACAAGTCTTGAACTTTGCAGGAATTGTCCGTATTGCATTCGCTACAGTAATTCTTTATCACTACGATAAAATCACGGATTCCGTATTTAAGAAATTCATGGTTGATTCGACTTTACTTGGATTTGCAGTTTACTTTTGTTTGAAATTCTCAGAATTAATTGCTGGTCGAACAACGATTTATACGTTTATTCTCTGCATCGTCGTATTCAAGTATATACTTGACCACTATTTCTTAAAAGACTCAAAAGTTTTGAATGGATTAATCTATACAGGACTCGCATGTTTTACAGGTTTGTTTCTCTACAAAGACATCAATGCCTACATGCACCAATCTAATTATCGTGGTCCAAACAAGTTATTACGATTTAACACAATTTTCAATCGTCCGAGCTATGATGATTATGACAATCGCTTTGCATATCTAACAGTTCGACGTAATTGTAATGATGAGCGCGATGAGCTTTTAGATTCTCAAGCCGCGTTACCTTCATCATCAAAGTATCAAGAGAATCTTTCCTATTATGCAATGTGGGATCATGAATCAGAACTGTATGGAATTTTAGGAACCGATCGAACTTGGATTGTTGAACCGACCTTTAAACGTAAGCCAACGGTCTATGGTTCACTTGTTGCATATACTCCAAATGATGACTTAAAACAAGCTTTTAAATCTACAGAGTATCTTGATTTAGCGGGTAAAGAAGTCACCAAAGAACACATTCAAGAAGCTTTAAGCAAGGATTCACTTGAACGTCAAGAAATCACAACGCAAGCACTTGATGTCAAATCTTACGATGTTGAGAAACTTCCTGAAAGCATTGTTAATATGTTTCCTTATAAAGATGAAATCATAAGTGCAAAATATGTTGAATTCAACAAACCTTATGCCTACAAGATTCTAGATCTTGAATACATTGATTATCATTTCTTTATTTATGTAGATGAGTCATTTGAACCCATTGTACCTGTTTTAAGTAATGATTTTTATCGGATTGCACCGGATGGTGTTATCACTGTAGATACATATTGTCGTCAACGCCTTTACAATAAAGATGGTTCTTTATTGTGGCAATATTAA
- a CDS encoding polysaccharide biosynthesis protein, which yields MFKNKVLLITGGTGSFGNAVVRRLLNEDIKEIRILSRDEKKQDDMRKFFNDDRLKFYIGDVRQKESLIHAVRGVDYIFHAAALKQVPSCEFFPIEAVKTNIIGTDNVLETAIDCGVERVVCLSTDKAAYPINAMGISKAMMEKTFVAKARIAKETNTVICGTRYGNVMASRGSVIPLFLEQIRNGKELTLTNPHMTRFLMSLDEAVELVLFAFEHGEPGDLFVQKSPASTIEDLTQAIIELTGYQKGTRIIGTRHGEKLYETLLTKEEFEKAEDLTDYYRVPMDQRDLNYDKYFMEGEEIHEEQEYNSHNTYRLNVEEIKAKLVNLYEIKDELKDMM from the coding sequence ATGTTTAAAAATAAAGTATTACTCATCACAGGCGGTACCGGCTCATTTGGAAATGCCGTTGTACGTCGTCTTTTAAATGAAGACATTAAAGAAATTCGCATTCTATCTCGAGATGAGAAAAAACAAGATGACATGCGTAAGTTTTTCAATGATGATCGCTTAAAATTTTATATTGGAGATGTTCGTCAGAAAGAATCACTGATTCATGCAGTTCGAGGTGTTGACTATATTTTCCACGCTGCTGCTTTAAAACAAGTTCCTTCCTGCGAGTTTTTCCCAATTGAAGCTGTAAAAACCAACATTATCGGAACGGATAATGTCTTAGAAACAGCCATTGATTGTGGTGTTGAACGCGTTGTTTGTCTATCGACAGATAAGGCTGCATACCCAATTAACGCAATGGGAATTTCAAAAGCTATGATGGAAAAAACATTTGTTGCGAAAGCACGTATTGCAAAAGAAACAAATACTGTAATTTGTGGAACCCGTTATGGAAATGTTATGGCTTCACGAGGATCTGTAATTCCATTATTCCTAGAACAAATTCGAAATGGTAAAGAATTAACGCTTACAAACCCACATATGACACGTTTCTTAATGAGTTTAGACGAAGCAGTTGAATTAGTATTATTTGCTTTTGAACACGGTGAACCCGGTGATCTCTTTGTCCAAAAGTCACCTGCAAGTACGATTGAAGATTTAACACAGGCAATCATAGAACTTACAGGATACCAAAAAGGAACCCGCATTATTGGAACACGTCACGGTGAAAAACTTTATGAAACGCTTTTAACTAAAGAAGAATTCGAAAAAGCTGAAGATCTTACAGATTATTATCGAGTTCCTATGGATCAACGCGATCTCAACTATGATAAATATTTCATGGAGGGTGAAGAAATTCATGAAGAACAAGAATATAATTCTCATAACACATACCGACTTAATGTTGAAGAAATCAAGGCTAAGTTAGTTAATCTTTATGAAATTAAAGATGAACTGAAGGACATGATGTAG
- a CDS encoding glycosyltransferase family 4 protein: MKVLYLSSTNSGMHRHSIYFDLLSEFQKKGHDVTIAYAREKRLGQETEYYEQFGMHYLGIKTGNLTKNSNLIDKGIATLRIDSQFKNALKKHLGHESFDLILYSTPPITLLKTVNYLKTKNPNALLYLMLKDIFPQNAVDLGFMKEMGLIHRFFSHKEKALYKMFDVIGTMSPANLNYMEKHHPSTVGRLEILPNALDINENNTAHDSISIRETYSIRDDQTILLYGGNLGAPQAIPFVIECIDRIKNDDRIVFLIAGSGAKEELITSFIQENNISNTLFLGQLESRVYNSLVSQCDVGLIFLDHRFTIPNYPQRLLTYLEASKPVVCATDTATDIGTIAMTNQYGFGIESTDVEAWYQAIDTLVSNQTLRIEMGAKGHEYLMNHYTVAHAYEIIIKHMGA, from the coding sequence ATGAAAGTACTTTATTTAAGTTCAACAAATTCAGGGATGCATCGTCACAGTATTTACTTTGATCTACTTTCTGAATTTCAGAAAAAAGGACATGATGTTACGATTGCATATGCTCGTGAAAAACGTTTAGGCCAAGAAACAGAGTATTATGAACAATTTGGTATGCACTATCTTGGCATTAAAACTGGAAATTTAACGAAAAATAGTAATTTAATTGATAAAGGCATCGCAACCCTTCGAATTGATTCACAATTCAAGAATGCGCTGAAAAAACATCTGGGACATGAATCGTTTGATCTTATTCTGTATTCAACGCCCCCTATAACACTACTAAAAACCGTTAATTATCTTAAAACAAAGAATCCAAACGCGTTACTCTACTTAATGCTCAAAGATATCTTTCCACAAAATGCCGTTGATCTTGGATTTATGAAAGAAATGGGTTTGATTCATCGTTTCTTCTCTCATAAAGAAAAAGCACTCTACAAAATGTTTGATGTGATTGGCACGATGTCACCTGCGAACCTAAACTATATGGAAAAACATCATCCATCTACCGTAGGACGACTCGAAATCTTACCAAACGCATTAGATATTAACGAAAACAATACAGCTCATGACAGCATTTCCATTCGTGAGACGTATTCCATTCGTGATGACCAAACGATTCTTCTCTATGGCGGTAACTTAGGGGCACCACAGGCAATTCCATTTGTGATCGAATGTATCGATCGCATTAAAAATGATGATCGTATTGTGTTTTTAATCGCAGGGTCGGGTGCAAAAGAGGAACTGATTACTTCCTTTATTCAAGAAAACAATATATCCAACACACTTTTCCTAGGGCAACTTGAAAGTAGGGTATATAATAGTCTTGTAAGTCAATGTGATGTTGGTTTGATATTCTTAGATCATCGTTTTACGATACCAAATTATCCGCAAAGACTCTTGACCTATCTCGAGGCTTCTAAACCCGTTGTTTGTGCTACAGACACAGCGACTGATATCGGAACGATTGCAATGACCAATCAATATGGATTTGGGATTGAAAGTACGGATGTTGAGGCATGGTATCAAGCAATTGATACGCTCGTATCCAATCAGACTTTAAGAATAGAAATGGGTGCAAAGGGGCATGAATACTTAATGAATCATTATACCGTTGCACACGCATATGAAATAATTATAAAACACATGGGAGCGTAA
- the anmK gene encoding anhydro-N-acetylmuramic acid kinase AnmK yields METKYAVGLMSGTSLDGIDAALVEIKGSGTETSCTLIHFVTLEIPKEIRQRILRASVPETSRVDEICSLNFELGHLFNDATTKVLTESNFKGSLDFVASHGQTLYHLPNPSNQLMKSTLQIGDPSIIAFHHKVPVVFNFRVMDIVAGGDGAPLVPYSEFLMYREKHKTVLLQNIGGIGNVTVIPKNAQLDDLYAFDTGPGNMMMNAATSHYYNELYDKNGLHAKKGTLIEALYQKLLNHPYLKLEPPKSTGRELFGEHLVSKLYKEGYDADDVIYTLTKFTAHSITDAYKRFIMPKHTIDKVIIGGGGAYNPVLLEEIRMMLPDDIMVCTQEDLGFSSDAKEAIAFAILGNETLAGRSSNVPSATASKEHMILGQICPNPWSSLTESD; encoded by the coding sequence ATGGAAACTAAATATGCAGTTGGACTGATGTCTGGAACATCTCTTGATGGGATTGATGCAGCTTTAGTAGAAATCAAAGGTTCGGGTACTGAAACGTCATGTACTCTAATTCATTTTGTAACGCTTGAGATTCCAAAAGAGATTCGTCAACGAATTTTAAGAGCCAGTGTACCAGAAACATCACGTGTTGATGAAATTTGTTCACTGAATTTTGAATTAGGACACCTCTTTAATGATGCAACGACAAAAGTACTGACAGAAAGTAATTTTAAGGGATCACTTGATTTTGTAGCTTCCCATGGACAAACATTATACCATCTTCCAAATCCAAGTAATCAATTGATGAAGTCAACACTTCAAATTGGAGATCCATCAATCATCGCATTCCATCATAAGGTTCCTGTAGTTTTTAATTTTAGAGTCATGGATATTGTGGCAGGTGGGGATGGTGCTCCACTGGTTCCATATTCTGAATTTCTAATGTATCGCGAAAAACATAAAACGGTTTTACTTCAAAATATCGGTGGAATTGGTAACGTTACGGTAATTCCTAAAAATGCTCAGCTTGATGATTTGTATGCTTTTGATACCGGTCCGGGTAATATGATGATGAATGCAGCAACATCTCACTATTATAATGAGTTATATGATAAGAATGGGCTACATGCGAAAAAAGGTACTTTAATCGAAGCACTTTATCAAAAACTTTTAAATCATCCTTATCTAAAACTTGAACCACCCAAATCAACTGGACGCGAGCTTTTTGGAGAGCACTTAGTTTCAAAATTATATAAAGAAGGTTATGATGCTGATGATGTTATTTATACATTAACAAAATTTACAGCACATTCAATTACAGATGCATACAAACGTTTTATTATGCCTAAACATACGATCGATAAAGTGATTATTGGTGGTGGTGGCGCATATAATCCCGTATTGCTCGAAGAAATACGCATGATGTTACCTGATGACATCATGGTTTGTACTCAAGAAGACCTCGGTTTTTCAAGTGATGCAAAAGAAGCCATTGCGTTTGCAATATTGGGTAATGAAACATTGGCGGGCAGGTCAAGTAATGTGCCATCTGCAACAGCTTCGAAAGAACATATGATCCTTGGTCAAATCTGCCCAAACCCGTGGTCATCACTAACAGAATCAGATTGA
- a CDS encoding exopolysaccharide biosynthesis polyprenyl glycosylphosphotransferase: protein MSKNLKSLVIVALKGFIFVFLAAVFFYLFGKENIALQNWSRTAVITGSTFILIGILMLKVYGPFEIGVKKSKPIIYNSTIAIMLTDLATFFQLMVMNTNPNNNQSFKIEQLDLLFYTILIQIIGIVIFAYLGNYIYFKMYKPSRTIIVYDENDQVSLGKVKHYLERFKLQYDILGCIAVDDPNLEAMLYNVDYVVILETPISERKRLVDLCYKHQLNFMFAPSISDIVELSGFSMVVDDKAMVEVNIQGLSFEQRVLKRILDIFVAVVGAILSSPIWIIAAIAIKLNDGGSILFKQKRATIDGRIFDVYKFRTMKENVENYSATEHDDRITSVGKVLRKIRMDELPQLINILKGEMSIVGPRPEMLENVDSYQKVLPEFAYRLKVKAGLTGLAQIEGKYNTSPKDKLLMDLMYIENYSIWTDFKLILRTVVVIFKKDSTEGF, encoded by the coding sequence ATGAGTAAAAATCTAAAGTCATTAGTAATTGTGGCTCTAAAGGGATTTATCTTTGTGTTTTTAGCAGCGGTATTCTTTTATCTCTTTGGAAAAGAAAATATTGCACTACAAAATTGGTCAAGAACAGCGGTCATTACAGGTTCGACCTTTATCTTGATTGGCATTTTAATGCTTAAGGTTTACGGACCTTTCGAAATTGGTGTAAAAAAGAGCAAACCAATTATTTATAATTCAACGATTGCAATTATGTTAACGGATTTAGCGACATTTTTTCAATTGATGGTCATGAATACAAATCCTAATAACAATCAATCTTTTAAAATTGAGCAATTGGATTTATTATTCTATACCATACTCATTCAGATTATTGGGATTGTGATTTTTGCCTATTTAGGCAATTATATTTACTTCAAGATGTACAAGCCGTCTCGTACTATTATTGTATATGATGAAAACGACCAAGTGAGTTTAGGAAAAGTTAAACATTATTTAGAGCGTTTTAAGCTGCAATATGATATTTTAGGATGCATTGCTGTTGATGATCCGAATTTGGAAGCAATGCTTTACAATGTTGATTATGTTGTAATCTTAGAAACACCTATAAGTGAGCGAAAACGTCTGGTTGATCTTTGTTACAAGCATCAATTAAATTTCATGTTTGCGCCTTCGATTTCGGATATTGTTGAATTATCAGGGTTCTCGATGGTTGTCGATGATAAGGCTATGGTTGAGGTAAATATTCAAGGTCTATCTTTCGAACAACGTGTTTTAAAACGAATTTTGGATATCTTTGTAGCGGTAGTTGGTGCCATTTTATCATCACCAATTTGGATTATCGCAGCAATTGCGATCAAACTTAATGATGGTGGCTCAATTCTTTTTAAACAAAAAAGAGCGACAATTGACGGACGCATTTTCGATGTTTATAAATTCAGAACAATGAAAGAAAATGTTGAAAATTATTCTGCTACAGAGCATGATGACCGAATCACATCAGTTGGAAAGGTTCTTCGTAAAATTCGTATGGATGAACTTCCCCAACTCATCAATATACTTAAAGGTGAAATGAGCATTGTAGGTCCTCGTCCTGAAATGCTTGAAAATGTCGATTCTTATCAAAAAGTGTTGCCCGAATTTGCTTACCGCTTGAAGGTTAAAGCAGGCTTAACAGGTCTAGCGCAGATCGAGGGTAAGTACAATACATCTCCAAAAGATAAACTTCTAATGGATCTTATGTATATAGAAAACTATTCAATTTGGACTGATTTTAAATTAATCTTACGCACTGTTGTAGTTATTTTTAAAAAAGACAGTACAGAAGGGTTTTAA
- the wecB gene encoding non-hydrolyzing UDP-N-acetylglucosamine 2-epimerase translates to MKKLKVMTVVGTRPEIIRLSAVINRLESSDAIEHVLVHTGQNYDYELNEVFFNDFKLRKPDYFLETATGKPVGTIGNILINIEPVLEEVNPDAFLVLGDTNSCLCAIAAKRKHIPIFHMEAGNRCFDQRVPEETNRKIVDHISDINLTYSDIAREYLLREGLSADRVIKTGSPMYEVIQSRQDDIAASTILESLKLTKGEYFVVSAHRDENINSERNFLNLVDSLNAIAEKYQMPIIVSTHPRTKNMIDAKGVSFNPLVKIMKPMGFNDYVKLQVDSKATLSDSGTISEESSILKFKALNLREAHERPEAMEEASVMMVGLEKERILQGLEVLEEQEPETLRYVSDYSMPNVSEKVLRIIISYVDYINRNVWSK, encoded by the coding sequence ATGAAAAAGCTAAAAGTTATGACTGTCGTGGGAACACGTCCTGAAATTATTCGTTTATCTGCAGTGATTAATCGTTTAGAATCAAGTGATGCAATTGAACATGTGCTTGTGCATACAGGACAAAACTACGATTATGAATTAAATGAAGTGTTTTTTAATGACTTTAAACTTAGAAAACCTGATTACTTTTTAGAAACCGCTACGGGTAAACCCGTTGGTACGATTGGTAATATCCTTATCAATATTGAACCTGTTTTAGAGGAAGTAAATCCTGATGCATTCTTAGTGCTTGGAGATACCAACAGTTGTCTTTGTGCAATCGCTGCAAAGCGTAAGCATATTCCAATTTTCCATATGGAAGCTGGAAATCGTTGCTTTGACCAACGTGTTCCTGAAGAAACAAATCGTAAGATTGTTGATCATATTTCTGATATCAACTTAACTTACAGTGATATTGCTCGCGAGTACTTATTACGAGAAGGTCTTTCCGCTGATCGCGTTATCAAAACTGGTAGCCCGATGTATGAAGTCATTCAATCGCGTCAGGATGATATTGCCGCAAGTACAATTCTTGAATCACTTAAACTCACAAAAGGTGAATATTTTGTCGTGTCAGCACACCGAGATGAAAATATTAACTCAGAAAGAAATTTCTTGAATCTAGTTGATAGTTTAAATGCAATTGCCGAAAAATACCAAATGCCCATTATAGTAAGTACACATCCACGCACAAAAAACATGATCGATGCGAAAGGTGTTTCTTTTAACCCGCTTGTGAAAATTATGAAACCAATGGGATTTAATGATTACGTAAAACTTCAAGTGGATTCTAAAGCTACTCTAAGTGATAGTGGAACGATTAGTGAAGAATCATCAATTCTTAAGTTCAAAGCACTTAATCTACGTGAAGCTCATGAACGTCCAGAAGCAATGGAAGAAGCATCTGTAATGATGGTAGGGCTCGAAAAAGAACGTATTTTACAAGGGCTAGAAGTATTGGAAGAACAAGAACCGGAAACATTACGCTATGTTTCTGATTACAGCATGCCGAATGTATCTGAAAAAGTATTACGTATTATTATTTCTTATGTTGACTACATAAATCGCAATGTTTGGAGTAAATAA
- a CDS encoding polysaccharide biosynthesis C-terminal domain-containing protein: protein MKILVTGASGFVGKNLVASLNHLGHTVLAYDRNNTLEELEAYASHAEVVVHLAGINRPTDPEEFKKGNVGFTEHLCSALAKHNNKAPILVSSSIQAALDNDYGRSKREGESVLIRHMEQTGAKVWIYRFSNLFGKWSRPHYNTVIATWCHAISRNEAIQVNDPNISLNLMYIDDVVFELVRAINGSPTVVEGVYCTVPTSYDVTLGEIADLLHSFKESRNSLFVPNLKEGFEKKLYSTYLSFLPKDAFNYFLDMKCDDRGSFTEFLKSPERGQVSINISKPGITKGNHWHHSKNEKFLVVSGQGCIQFRDIFETEIIEYHVSGEKLEVIDIPTGYTHNIINTGETDLITVMWVNEPFDPNTPDTHYLEV, encoded by the coding sequence ATGAAAATTCTTGTTACAGGTGCTTCGGGATTTGTTGGAAAAAATCTTGTAGCATCATTAAATCATCTTGGTCATACTGTACTCGCATATGACCGCAACAACACACTTGAAGAACTCGAGGCTTATGCATCTCATGCAGAAGTTGTTGTACATCTCGCAGGAATTAACCGTCCTACCGATCCTGAAGAATTTAAAAAAGGTAATGTTGGTTTTACCGAACACTTATGTAGTGCATTAGCTAAGCATAATAATAAAGCGCCTATTCTCGTTTCGTCCAGTATTCAAGCTGCGCTTGATAATGATTATGGTCGTAGTAAACGTGAAGGTGAATCGGTTTTAATTCGTCATATGGAACAAACAGGTGCTAAAGTGTGGATTTACCGTTTCTCAAATCTATTTGGAAAGTGGTCTCGTCCTCATTACAACACAGTTATTGCAACATGGTGTCATGCAATTTCAAGAAATGAAGCCATCCAAGTTAATGATCCAAATATCTCATTAAACCTCATGTATATTGATGATGTTGTTTTTGAACTTGTGAGAGCAATTAATGGATCTCCTACTGTTGTTGAAGGGGTTTACTGTACGGTACCAACATCTTATGATGTTACTTTAGGTGAGATTGCAGATCTCTTACATTCTTTTAAAGAATCACGCAATTCACTTTTTGTACCCAATCTTAAAGAAGGTTTTGAGAAAAAACTGTATAGTACATACCTCTCGTTCTTACCTAAAGATGCGTTTAATTATTTTCTCGATATGAAATGTGATGATCGTGGTTCATTTACCGAATTTTTAAAATCACCGGAACGTGGCCAGGTAAGTATCAATATTTCAAAGCCTGGAATCACAAAAGGAAATCACTGGCATCACAGTAAAAATGAAAAATTTCTAGTTGTTTCCGGTCAAGGTTGTATCCAATTTAGGGATATCTTTGAAACAGAGATTATAGAATATCATGTATCGGGTGAGAAGCTTGAGGTTATCGATATTCCAACCGGTTACACACACAATATCATTAATACGGGTGAAACAGATTTAATCACGGTCATGTGGGTTAATGAACCATTTGATCCTAATACGCCCGATACACACTATTTGGAGGTTTAG